The Saccharothrix violaceirubra genome segment TCAGCGAACGGTCGGGGAAGCGCAGGGCGGTGCGGTCCGGCGGGGCGGCCAGGGCGGGCAGCAGCATGGGCCAACCTTGTCACCCCGGGTGGTGTCGCGGCCACGGCGGCGCGTGGACGGCCACCCCGGGGCGGCACGGCCACGCCGCTTCGGCCGCGGACCCCCGAGGTCCGGACACCGTCACCCCAGGTGCGGCTCCAACCAGGCCAGCAGCTGGGACTTCGGCCGGGCACCCACGATCTGGGCCACGAGTTCGCCGTCGCGCCACAACTGCATCGTCGGCGCGGACATGACCTTCTGGTCCCGTGCGGTCACCGGGCTCTCGTCCGTGTCGATCTTGTACACGTCCAGGCCCGCCAGTTCCCGGTCGATCTCGTCCAGCACGGGCTCGACCATCCGGCACGGCGGGCACCACGTGGCCGAGAACTCGACCAGGACGGCACCGCCGCCCACGGTCTCGCGGAACGTCTCGTCGTTCAACGTGCGCACGGTCTTCCCCTTCGTTCCGCCTGCTCCAGTTGTGCGCGCACCCGGTCGCGGGCGGCCTCGAGCCTGGTCACGCACTCCTCCAGCTCGGCGAGCTTGCGCCGGTACACCGCGACCGACGCGGGGCACGCGTCGCCGCTGGAGTGCCCGTCGCGCAGGCACTCCACGAACGGCCGGGTGTCCTCCAGCGCGAAGCCGAGTCCGGTGAGCGACCTGATCTCGGCCAGCAGCCGCAGGTCGTCCTCGTCGTACTCGCGCTGTCCCGTGGAGTTCCGCCGCGCGGTCAGCAGGCCGAGCGATTCGTAGTAGCGCAACGCCCGGGTGGTCGTCCCACCCAGCCGAGCCAGTTCCCCGATGCGCACGCTGCCCACCTTCCGGGTTGACGTGGACGTCAACGCAAGTGTCGTACCGGCCCACCCGTACAGTGGACGACTGTGTTTGTGCTCGCTCTGGACACCGCCACCCCCGCCGTGACCGCCGGGGCCGTCGAGCTGACGGCGGACGGGCCGCGCCTGATCGCCCAACGGGTCACGGTCGACCCCAAGGCGCACGG includes the following:
- a CDS encoding thioredoxin family protein, whose translation is MRTLNDETFRETVGGGAVLVEFSATWCPPCRMVEPVLDEIDRELAGLDVYKIDTDESPVTARDQKVMSAPTMQLWRDGELVAQIVGARPKSQLLAWLEPHLG
- a CDS encoding MerR family transcriptional regulator, with product MRIGELARLGGTTTRALRYYESLGLLTARRNSTGQREYDEDDLRLLAEIRSLTGLGFALEDTRPFVECLRDGHSSGDACPASVAVYRRKLAELEECVTRLEAARDRVRAQLEQAERRGRPCAR